A window of Primulina tabacum isolate GXHZ01 chromosome 4, ASM2559414v2, whole genome shotgun sequence contains these coding sequences:
- the LOC142542597 gene encoding squamosa promoter-binding protein 1: METSRDEGKRMIKVPGYDEEGEEEIEAGDDNKKKRASSSSGKKASSSGGSSQRTCQVEECTFDLTNAKSYHRRHKVCEFHAKAPVVLIFGLYQRFCQQCSRFHELSEFDEAKRSCRRRLAGHNERRRKSSLDSH; encoded by the exons ATGGAAACAAGCAGAGATGAAGGAAAGAGGATGATCAAAGTACCTGGATATGATGAGGAAGGTGAAGAAGAAATAGAAGCCGGCGATGATAACAAGAAAAAACGAGCTTCAAGTTCCTCAGGGAAAAAAGCATCGAGCTCGGGAGGATCATCACAGCGGACTTGTCAGGTCGAAGAGTGCACTTTTGACTTGACTAATGCCAAGTCTTACCATCGGCGgcataaagtttgtgaatttcatgCCAAGGCTCCAGTAGTTCTTATTTTTGGGCTTTATCAACGATTCTGCCAGCAGTGCAGCAG GTTCCATGAGCTGTCGGAGTTTGATGAAGCTAAAAGAAGTTGCCGCAGGCGTCTGGCAGGACATAATGAGCGCCGCCGCAAGAGCTCATTAGATTCTCACTGA
- the LOC142541453 gene encoding uncharacterized protein LOC142541453 — protein MEKNRSEGDLKQVEDQQQTAPRRLMAAVNHQEHPTPLPPKKCPRCDSGNTKFCYYNNYSLSQPRYFCKSCRRYWTDGGALRNVPVGGGCRKSKRPKPSYAVTSSGEAPRTGSSSPSISTHNTTGMISGQPVRPFPPSLPPTSSFYSGGPFLSSLATMQSFMQQPMIGTSQGPGVNFASSSRFNVGGGPAGGCGNAAPAPLPGIYLPSLKPQAPQQFNAQNGFYRSRQSLANPSNPVLNSWTQAVTNRKAGNISSASPSFWGGGAGDVTGNLMAIPSMNPNPWSENDLPGYDPSQ, from the coding sequence ATGGAGAAAAACAGGAGTGAAGGGGATTTGAAGCAGGTGGAAGATCAGCAGCAGACTGCTCCCAGGAGGCTTATGGCGGCGGTGAACCACCAAGAACACCCAACTCCATTGCCACCCAAGAAATGCCCGCGGTGTGACTCGGGTAACACAAAGTTTTGTTATTACAACAATTACAGCCTCTCCCAGCCGCGCTATTTCTGCAAATCTTGCAGGAGGTACTGGACAGACGGAGGGGCACTGAGGAATGTACCCGTCGGCGGTGGTTGCAGGAAGAGCAAGCGCCCCAAGCCCTCTTACGCGGTTACGAGCAGCGGTGAGGCTCCAAGAACCGGATCTTCGTCGCCCTCTATATCGACCCATAATACGACTGGTATGATTTCGGGTCAACCTGTCAGGCCTTTCCCACCGTCACTTCCACCCACGAGTTCTTTCTACTCGGGGGGTCCGTTTTTGTCATCTTTGGCTACCATGCAATCCTTTATGCAGCAGCCAATGATCGGGACCAGTCAAGGCCCGGGGGTGAATTTTGCTAGCAGCAGCCGATTCAATGTAGGAGGCGGCCCTGCTGGTGGTTGCGGAAATGCTGCGCCTGCGCCTCTTCCAGGTATTTATCTTCCATCCTTGAAACCGCAGGCGCCGCAACAATTTAATGCACAAAATGGATTTTATCGATCGCGTCAAAGCTTGGCCAACCCTTCAAACCCTGTGCTGAATTCTTGGACCCAAGCCGTCACCAACAGAAAAGCAGGCAATATATCATCAGCGAGCCCCAGTTTCTGGGGTGGTGGTGCAGGAGACGTCACCGGAAATCTTATGGCCATTCCTTCCATGAATCCGAATCCTTGGTCCGAAAATGATCTTCCAGGCTACGATCCATCTCAATAA
- the LOC142542599 gene encoding small ribosomal subunit protein uS5c isoform X2: MSAAAASLSAALSSVSLHYHRERIPSRDSFSRPLFHSSKPSFSVQSKPQNLTPPKASDPETTYFDNADPDEVYTFSPPERPEGFIPPPSFDEGPIESEEDIARAYEELYGPAYSGETFLGNDVYVMDSKVKKRTGLGSQTKKEKVRDGFDERVVQVRRVTKVVKGGKQLHFRAVVVVGDKQGNVGVGVGKAKEVVAAVQKSAINARRNIITVPMTKYKTFPHRSEADYGAAKVMLRPASPGTGVIAGGSVRIVLEMAGVENALGKQLGSNNALNNARATVVAVQQMRQFSEVAEERGIPMEELWK, encoded by the exons ATGTCTGCCGCCGCGGCCTCCCTGTCCGCCGCACTCTCCTCCGTCTCCCTCCACTACCATCGTGAACGAATTCCATCTCGTGATTCTTTTTCACGACCGCTTTTCCATTCCTCAAAACCATCTTTCTCCGTCCAATCAAAACCTCAGAACCTCACTCCACCCAAGGCCTCCGACCCTGAAACCACGTACTTCGATAACGCTGATCCCGACGAGGTCTATACATTCAGCCCTCCCGAGCGCCCTGAAGGCTTCATACCACCACCTTCATTTGATGAAGGTCCCATCGAATCAGAAGAAGACATCGCCAGAGCCTACGAGGAGCTTTACGGGCCTGCTTATAGCGGCGAAACGTTCCTGGGTAATGATGTGTACGTAATGGACTCTAAGGTGAAGAAAAGAACTGGGCTCGGGTCCCAGACGAAGAAAGAGAAGGTGAGAGATGGATTTGATGAGAGAGTTGTTCAGGTTAGGAGGGTGACTAAGGTGGTCAAGGGAGGGAAACAGCTGCATTTCAGGGCAGTTGTGGTGGTGGGCGATAAGCAAGGGAATGTCGGAGTTGGTGTGGGCAAGGCAAAGGAGGTCGttgctgctgttcagaaatcGGCTATTAATGCTCGCAGGAATATTATAACAGTGCCTATGACCAAATACAAGACATTTCCTCACAG ATCAGAAGCAGACTATGGGGCAGCTAAGGTGATGCTTAGACCTGCTTCCCCTGGTACAGGTGTCATTGCTGGAGGCTCGGTAAGGATTGTTTTAGAGATGGCTGGTGTTGAGAACGCTCTGGGAAAGCAGCTTGGCAGCAACAATGCTCTAAACAATGCCAGAGCCACGGTTGTTGCTGTACAACAGATGAGACAATTCAGTGAAGTTGCTGAAGAGCGTGGCATCCCAATGGAAGAATTGTGGAAGTGA
- the LOC142542599 gene encoding small ribosomal subunit protein uS5c isoform X1 — protein sequence MSAAAASLSAALSSVSLHYHRERIPSRDSFSRPLFHSSKPSFSVQSKPQNLTPPKASDPETTYFDNADPDEVYTFSPPERPEGFIPPPSFDEGPIESEEDIARAYEELYGPAYSGETFLGNDVYVMDSKVKKRTGLGSQTKKEKVRDGFDERVVQVRRVTKVVKGGKQLHFRAVVVVGDKQGNVGVGVGKAKEVVAAVQKSAINARRNIITVPMTKYKTFPHSSDGRSEADYGAAKVMLRPASPGTGVIAGGSVRIVLEMAGVENALGKQLGSNNALNNARATVVAVQQMRQFSEVAEERGIPMEELWK from the exons ATGTCTGCCGCCGCGGCCTCCCTGTCCGCCGCACTCTCCTCCGTCTCCCTCCACTACCATCGTGAACGAATTCCATCTCGTGATTCTTTTTCACGACCGCTTTTCCATTCCTCAAAACCATCTTTCTCCGTCCAATCAAAACCTCAGAACCTCACTCCACCCAAGGCCTCCGACCCTGAAACCACGTACTTCGATAACGCTGATCCCGACGAGGTCTATACATTCAGCCCTCCCGAGCGCCCTGAAGGCTTCATACCACCACCTTCATTTGATGAAGGTCCCATCGAATCAGAAGAAGACATCGCCAGAGCCTACGAGGAGCTTTACGGGCCTGCTTATAGCGGCGAAACGTTCCTGGGTAATGATGTGTACGTAATGGACTCTAAGGTGAAGAAAAGAACTGGGCTCGGGTCCCAGACGAAGAAAGAGAAGGTGAGAGATGGATTTGATGAGAGAGTTGTTCAGGTTAGGAGGGTGACTAAGGTGGTCAAGGGAGGGAAACAGCTGCATTTCAGGGCAGTTGTGGTGGTGGGCGATAAGCAAGGGAATGTCGGAGTTGGTGTGGGCAAGGCAAAGGAGGTCGttgctgctgttcagaaatcGGCTATTAATGCTCGCAGGAATATTATAACAGTGCCTATGACCAAATACAAGACATTTCCTCACAG TTCCGATGGCAGATCAGAAGCAGACTATGGGGCAGCTAAGGTGATGCTTAGACCTGCTTCCCCTGGTACAGGTGTCATTGCTGGAGGCTCGGTAAGGATTGTTTTAGAGATGGCTGGTGTTGAGAACGCTCTGGGAAAGCAGCTTGGCAGCAACAATGCTCTAAACAATGCCAGAGCCACGGTTGTTGCTGTACAACAGATGAGACAATTCAGTGAAGTTGCTGAAGAGCGTGGCATCCCAATGGAAGAATTGTGGAAGTGA